The proteins below come from a single Aegilops tauschii subsp. strangulata cultivar AL8/78 chromosome 6, Aet v6.0, whole genome shotgun sequence genomic window:
- the LOC109782749 gene encoding WAT1-related protein At1g44800 yields MGMGWKVLTDVKPYLAMVLLQVGFAGMYIIAVASLKAGMSHFVLVVYRNLVATAVMTPFALYFERGRRPKMTTSIVLKIMGLAILEPVIDQNLYFLGAKLTSAGFATALLNTLPAITFLLALILRMEKVRLRSLHSQAKIAGTVLTVAGAVLMMLYHGPAMQFPWTKGQHDATAAVGAVAPRDWLKGTMMLIGSCMVWSCFFILQSSTLRSYPAELSVTALICGMGSLMSAAVALVAERANTQAWVIGFDNRLLTVVYAGIVCSGVAYYLQGVVSRQRGPVFVTAFNPLCMIITAVMGSIILKEEITLGSVIGAVIIVAGLYFLIWGKSKDDISQVSDVTVKVAGELPLTSVTNGHGHGKQHELGNGNGGHVDVETPATNGHY; encoded by the exons ATGGGCATGGGGTGGAAAGTTCTGACCGATGTGAAGCCATACCTGGCGATGGTGCTGCTGCAGGTGGGGTTCGCCGGGATGTACATCATCGCCGTGGCGTCCCTCAAGGCCGGGATGAGCCACTTCGTCCTCGTCGTCTACCGTAACCTCGTCGCCACCGCCGTCATGACGCCCTTCGCCCTCTACTTCGAGAG GGGACGGAGGCCAAAGATGACAACCAGCATCGTCCTCAAGATCATGGGGCTCGCAATCCTCGA GCCCGTGATTGACCAGAACCTCTACTTCTTGGGCGCGAAGCTGACCTCGGCGGGATTCGCGACGGCGCTCCTCAACACCCTCCCGGCCATCACCTTCTTGCTGGCCCTCATCCTGCGAATGGAGAAGGTGCGGCTGCGCAGCCTGCACAGCCAGGCCAAGATCGCTGGCACGGTCCTCACGGTGGCCGGCGCCGTGCTGATGATGCTTTACCACGGCCCCGCCATGCAGTTCCCGTGGACCAAGGGACAGCACGACGCCACTGCCGCCGTTGGCGCCGTCGCCCCGCGGGACTGGCTGAAAGGGACCATGATGCTCATCGGCTCCTGCATGGTCTGGTCGTGCTTCTTCATTCTCCAGTCCAGCACGCTGCGGAGCTACCCGGCGGAGCTCTCCGTCACGGCGCTCATCTGCGGCATGGGCTCGCTGATGagcgccgccgtcgccctcgTCGCTGAGCGCGCCAACACACAGGCCTGGGTTATCGGCTTCGATAACCGCCTCTTGACCGTGGTCTACGCCGGCATAGTGTGCTCCGGCGTGGCCTACTACTTGCAGGGCGTCGTGTCGAGGCAAAGGGGCCCGGTGTTCGTCACGGCATTCAACCCGCTCTGCATGATCATTACCGCAGTCATGGGCTCCATCATTCTAAAGGAGGAGATCACTCTCGGAAG TGTGATTGGTGCAGTGATCATCGTGGCAGGCCTGTACTTCCTCATCTGGGGCAAGAGTAAGGACGACATCAGCCAAGTCTCCGACGTGACCGTCAAGGTCGCCGGCGAGCTGCCCTTAACCTCGGTGACCAACGGCCACGGCCACGGCAAGCAGCACGAGCTCGGCAACGGCAACGGCGGCCATGTCGACGTCGAGACGCCCGCGACCAATGGGCACTATTAG